One part of the Magallana gigas chromosome 5, xbMagGiga1.1, whole genome shotgun sequence genome encodes these proteins:
- the LOC105340491 gene encoding heat shock 70 kDa protein 12A-like, protein MSSKHPKNMSENCTWFCSIDIGTSYSGYAFAPRKNLTTKSCFIYGIWEYETSSHKIPTTLLFDQNEKFVAFGHAADKKYTKLCEKKENDKWFYFRDFKMELYNCDVSKDLLIRDIHEKSFKAQQIFVESIRFLRKHFLDKFESRNYDILEDDVCFILTVPAIWSDAAKQFMKEAAIEAEISETRLMMAYEPEAAAVFCKRLTRDLMAANDNPVHFAIQQSYIVVDLGGGTVDITVQKISSTGILHNLYKASGGEWGGNKINKAFMKLLDQLFGSYTIQKLCEVNMEDFFDLIRKIETAKREVTTDETETVKIDIPLSLLEIHSEICKLTGLDCLNKAIEDAELQDKIEAKLGKIFIKNAYFLECFQTICKKTVDLIKPIIQNEQQGNKKITIILVGGFSESEVVQSIYKSTFPEHNIKIPFEAGLAVLKGAVIYGFDSRIIDTRICPYTYGIKLERRFNPSIDNPSKTFMKGDQLYTDDCFDKFFEFDEPLAVGTKRSIEVHFNHDDENLSCDLTDYKEIEVFSSSEKSPLYTTDPTCRLHGKIRVPPPKGMWPEKVKGRVEIEVIGVDNFRITYIDDTDSSSASGTIDFLSTYTAVDK, encoded by the exons ATGAGTTCCAAACACCCAAAGAACATGTCGGAGAATTGTACCTGGTTCTGTTCTATAGATATAGGGACATCATATTCTGGATATGCCTTTGCTCCAAGGAAAAATTTGACAACAAAATCGTGCTTCATATATGGTATTTGGGAATACGAGACATCGTCCCACAAGATACCAACTACTCTCCTGTTTGACCAAAATGAAAAGTTCGTTGCCTTTGGACACGCTGCAGACAAAAAGTATACAAAActttgtgaaaaaaaagaaaatgataaatggttttattttcGAGACTTCAAAATGGAGCTTTATAACTGT GATGTATCAAAGGACCTTTTGATTCGGGACATTCATGAAAAGTCCTTTAAAGCCCAGCAGATCTTTGTTGAATCAATCAGATTTCTGCGAAAACATTTCTTGGACAAATTTGAATCGCGTAACTACGACATACTAGAAGATGATGTTTGTTTCATTCTCACAGTGCCTGCAATATGGAGTGATGCTGCAAAACAGTTTATGAAAGAAGCGGCCATTGAG GCAGAGATCTCTGAAACTCGCCTTATGATGGCTTATGAACCCGAAGCCGCTGCAGTCTTTTGTAAGCGTCTTACAAGAGATCTGATGGCTGCAAATGACAATCCAGTGCATTTTGCTATACAACAATCCTATATTGTGGTAGATTTAGGAG GTGGAACTGTAGATATTACGGTACAAAAGATTTCATCGACAGGaattttacataatttgtaCAAAGCTTCGGGAGGTGAGTGGGGaggaaacaaaattaataaagccTTCATGAAACTACTAGATCAACTTTTCGGATCATACACAATTCAGAAACTCTGCGAAGTCAATATGGAAGACTTTTTTGATTTAATACGGAAAATTGAAACTGCAAAAAGAGAGGTTACTACCGATGAAACTGAGACAGTAAAAATAGACATTCCCCTGTCACTCCTTGAGATACATTCTGAAATCTGTAAACTCACAGGTCTGGATTGCCTTAACAAAGCGATAGAGGACGCTGAATTACAAGATAAGATTGAGGCAAAACTAGgaaagattttcattaaaaatgctTATTTCCTTGAGTGTTTTCAAACCATTTGTAAAAAGACAGTAGATTTGATCAAACctatcattcaaaatgagcagcagggtaacaaaaaaataacgatAATTTTGGTGGGTGGGTTTTCCGAGTCGGAGGTTGTTCAGAGTATATATAAAAGCACCTTTCCGGAACACAATATCAAAATTCCATTCGAGGCCGGGTTGGCCGTTTTAAAAGGGGCAGTAATATACGGATTCGACAGCAGAATAATTGACACTCGAATATGTCCGTATACTTATGGGATAAAACTGGAAAGAAGGTTCAATCCTAGTATTGATAACCCATCGAAAACGTTTATGAAAGGTGACCAGCTGTACACAGATGATTGTTTTGACAAGTTTTTCGAATTTGACGAACCACTGGCTGTTGGTACAAAGCGTTCCATCGAAGTGCATTTCAATCATGATGATGAAAATCTATCCTGTGATTTAACAGACTACAAGGAAATAGAAGTGTTTTCGTCTTCGGAGAAATCCCCTCTGTACACCACAGACCCGACATGTCGCCTGCATGGAAAGATCCGCGTCCCTCCGCCTAAAGGAATGTGGCCAGAAAAGGTGAAGGGGCGAGTAGAGATTGAAGTAATCGGAGTTGATAATTTCCGCATCACTTATATTGACGATACGGATTCATCATCGGCTTCCGGAACCATAGATTTCCTCTCTACTTATACAGCCGTAGATAAATAG
- the LOC105340492 gene encoding palmitoyltransferase ZDHHC17: protein MEEVDPSCNPVQPLLEGGSGGTATTGEKQKDAMVDLQPGQEDYSNYDIVRAVQFGIMARVYELVEGGLNVNEMDRENVSILHWAAINNRLDIVKYLVGKGAIVDRFGGDLDSTPLHWATRQGHLTMVVLLLGFGADPTLRDGQGFSCIHLASQFGHTAIVAYLIAKGGDVDMVDRNGMTPLMYSSYRVFGYDPTRLLITMGAGINKQDKVNGNTPLHLACQTGNTCVVKMLFDKKADLDILNAKGQTAMDAAAEYKHANIVKRMKQERADRGLDHTNFVSKFTGNKNTRTRVMWWFPFFAVYAIGIIPELSIPWYYKLILALLSAGIWKFLQMFFFDERLMNIVPVSVYLSSKLMMYITWFLYLLPYVEMTWTKTVLFLLNTVLLCYNFYMAWQTDPGFIKSNREQKLQTIIDLAEKQTLTLNQFCSTCLIHRPIRSKHCSACDKCVAKFDHHCPWTDNCIGAYNHKYFIGFLMFLLCMLSWCVHGTFAYWRANCPFDIYEDGITGILYKVLKTSPWVFWVGANAMVHIVWVTVLLSCQLYQVVWLGMTTNERMNHGRYTYLSGNYPQSHAHGHSHGDDKECKHKVKNPFDRGPIRNLIDILDLQFCGLLRPNRIDWMNLYSLPGHKTPSLGKMNFGVSRENYQFV from the exons ATGGAAGAAGTGGATCCTAGTTGCAACCCAGTGCAACCGCTATTAGAG GGAGGCTCAGGTGGAACTGCGACCACTGGAGAGAAGCAGAAAGATGCCATGGTGGACCTACAGCCAGGTCAGGAGGATTACAGCAACTATGACATCGTCAGGGCGGTCCAGTTTGGGATCATGGCGCGGGTCTATGAACTGGTGGAGGGTGGGCTTAATGTCAATGAGATGGACAGAGAGAATGTCAGTATACTCCACTGGGCTGCTATTAACAACAGATTAGATATTGTGAA ATACCTGGTTGGAAAGGGTGCAATAGTAGATAGATTTGGTGGTGATCTTGATTCCACTCCTTTGCATTGGGCAACAAG ACAGGGTCATTTAACTATGGTTGTTCTCCTTTTGGGATTTGGGGCAGATCCAACTCTAAGAGATGGACAGG GATTTAGCTGTATCCATTTAGCCAGCCAGTTTGGACACACTGCTATTGTAGCATATCTGATTGCTAAAGGTGGAGATGTGGATATGGTGGATAGGAATGGAATGACTCCACTTATGTATTCTTCTTATCGTGTGTTTGG GTATGACCCAACCCGCCTATTGATCACTATGGGGGCAGGGATCAACAAACAGGACAAGGTCAACGGGAACACCCCCCTCCACCTGGCCTGTCAGACGGGCAACACCTGTGTAGTCAAAATGCTGTTTGATAAAAAGGCCGACCTTGATATACTTAATGCAAAg GGCCAGACAGCCATGGATGCAGCAGCTGAGTACAAACATGCCAACATTGTGAAGCGGATGAAACAGGAGCGGGCAGACAGGGGTCTTGACCATACAAACTTTGTCAGCAAGTTTACCGGAAACAAA AACACGAGGACAAGAGTGATGTGGTGGTTTCCTTTCTTCGCTGTGTATGCTATTGGCATCATTCCTGAACTCTCTATTCCATGGTACTACAAACTTATCCTAGCTCTTCTCAGTGCAGGAATCtggaaatttcttcaaat GTTTTTCTTTGATGAGAGACTTATGAACATTGTGCCTGTGTCCGTGTATTTAAGTTCAAAATTGATGATGTATATCACATGGTTCCTATATCTTCTTCCAT ATGTAGAAATGACTTGGACAAagacagttttgtttttgttgaacACAGTTCTGTTGTGTTACAACTTCTACATGGCGTGGCAGACAGACCCTGGCTTCATTAAGTCCAACAGAGAACAAAAGTTACAG ACAATCATAGATTTAGCAGAGAAGCAGACCTTGACCTTGAATCAGTTTTGTAGCACTTGTCTGATTCATCGTCCAATCAGATCAAAGCATTGTTCAGCCTGTGATAAATGTGTGGCGAAATTCGACCACCATTGTCCCTGGACGGACAATTGCATTG GTGCATACAACCATAAATACTTCATTGGATTCCTTATGTTTCTCCTGTGTATGTTGTCCTGGTGTGTTCATGGAACCTTTGCTT actGGAGGGCCAATTGTCCGTTTGACATATATGAGGATGGCATTACTGGAATCCTGTACAAAGTCCTCAAAACCTCGCCCTGGGTGTTCTGGGTGGGTGCCAATGCCATGGTCCACATCGTGTGGGTCACAGTGCTGCTGTCCTGTCAACTGTATCAG GTTGTTTGGCTGGGGATGACCACCAATGAGAGAATGAACCACGGCAGGTACACTTACTTATCAGGAAACTACCCTCAGTCGCATGCCCATGGACACAGTCACGGAGATGATAAGGAGTGCAAGCACAAAGTCAAGAACCCGTTTGA TCGAGGAccaataagaaaccttattgaCATCTTGGACCTCCAGTTTTGTGGCTTGCTTCGCCCAAAtagaattgattggatgaatctCTACTCCCTTCCTGGACATAAAACACCTTCTTTAGGAAAAATGAACTTTGGAGTCTCAAGAGAAAACTACCAGTTTGTTTGA